From the genome of Uranotaenia lowii strain MFRU-FL chromosome 1, ASM2978415v1, whole genome shotgun sequence, one region includes:
- the LOC129739508 gene encoding transmembrane protein 205 isoform X2 produces MLFVSFILLVLWPNIMGHSKTVASLEDAVGTPKPQPSVLVALAYFGSFAIHFGAQMWMTFVSGLALYFNLPRHTFGRVQEILFPKYFTLGSVFSVITLITFIKLQHTAHPELINATFRSWDPVLLLQLVSLTICAVLELIVCLYLAPPMLRLMHQKYHFEAIETVGQEVGRFSGTENPTLRRSTHYQNVHKRFRQIHMITAMANMVALLCTFVHLHFMASRVQLL; encoded by the coding sequence ATGCTGTTCGTTTCCTTCATCCTCTTGGTGTTGTGGCCCAACATTATGGGACATTCGAAGACCGTTGCCTCTCTGGAAGACGCTGTTGGGACCCCCAAACCTCAACCAAGTGTTCTGGTAGCCCTAGCGTATTTCGGATCTTTCGCCATACACTTTGGCGCCCAAATGTGGATGACCTTCGTATCGGGACTGGCCTTATACTTCAACCTACCGCGTCACACCTTTGGCCGGGTTCAGGAGATCCTCTTCCCCAAGTATTTCACCCTGGGATCGGTCTTCAGTGTCATCACCCTGATAACCTTCATCAAGCTGCAGCACACAGCTCACCCGGAACTGATCAACGCTACCTTCCGCAGCTGGGATCCCGTTCTTCTGCTTCAGCTCGTTTCCTTGACCATTTGCGCCGTCCTAGAGCTGATCGTGTGCCTCTACCTGGCGCCTCCGATGCTACGTCTCATGCACCAAAAGTACCACTTCGAAGCAATCGAAACCGTCGGCCAGGAGGTGGGTCGCTTCAGTGGAACTGAAAACCCCACACTGAGGCGCTCCACCCACTACCAAAACGTGCACAAGCGCTTCCGCCAGATCCACATGATCACCGCGATGGCCAACATGGTGGCCTTACTGTGCACTTTTGTTCATCTGCACTTCATGGCGTCACGCGTCCAACTGCTATAA
- the LOC129739508 gene encoding transmembrane protein 205 isoform X1 codes for MCLLKMELRAAGLEGLVEDRQQLFASERCEAIKATSGGVEEPTAMLEKVKNDQTATDSAKCGSQEEVLYRDVLVGATESTKRAFEGVRSLALQLSQSTYYRILTRTTQPSHAISMLFVSFILLVLWPNIMGHSKTVASLEDAVGTPKPQPSVLVALAYFGSFAIHFGAQMWMTFVSGLALYFNLPRHTFGRVQEILFPKYFTLGSVFSVITLITFIKLQHTAHPELINATFRSWDPVLLLQLVSLTICAVLELIVCLYLAPPMLRLMHQKYHFEAIETVGQEVGRFSGTENPTLRRSTHYQNVHKRFRQIHMITAMANMVALLCTFVHLHFMASRVQLL; via the exons atgtgCCTCCTCAAAATGGAACTGAGGGCTGCCGGGCTAGAAGGATTAGTAGAAGACCGTCAACAGCTGTTCGCCAGTGAGCGTTGTGAAGCGATCAAGGCAACAAGTGGAGGCGTTGAAGAGCCTACAGCAATGCTGGAGAAAGTGAAGAACGATCAAACGGCAACCGACAGTGCCAAGTGCGGAAGTCAGGAAGAAGTGCTCTATCGAGATGTTCTAGTGGGAGCAACCGAGAGTACAAAGCGCGCCTTCGAGGGTGTCCGATCCTTGGCGCTTCAGCTTAGCCAGAGTACTTACTATAG AATTCTGACGCGAACCACGCAGCCATCACATGCCATCTCGATGCTGTTCGTTTCCTTCATCCTCTTGGTGTTGTGGCCCAACATTATGGGACATTCGAAGACCGTTGCCTCTCTGGAAGACGCTGTTGGGACCCCCAAACCTCAACCAAGTGTTCTGGTAGCCCTAGCGTATTTCGGATCTTTCGCCATACACTTTGGCGCCCAAATGTGGATGACCTTCGTATCGGGACTGGCCTTATACTTCAACCTACCGCGTCACACCTTTGGCCGGGTTCAGGAGATCCTCTTCCCCAAGTATTTCACCCTGGGATCGGTCTTCAGTGTCATCACCCTGATAACCTTCATCAAGCTGCAGCACACAGCTCACCCGGAACTGATCAACGCTACCTTCCGCAGCTGGGATCCCGTTCTTCTGCTTCAGCTCGTTTCCTTGACCATTTGCGCCGTCCTAGAGCTGATCGTGTGCCTCTACCTGGCGCCTCCGATGCTACGTCTCATGCACCAAAAGTACCACTTCGAAGCAATCGAAACCGTCGGCCAGGAGGTGGGTCGCTTCAGTGGAACTGAAAACCCCACACTGAGGCGCTCCACCCACTACCAAAACGTGCACAAGCGCTTCCGCCAGATCCACATGATCACCGCGATGGCCAACATGGTGGCCTTACTGTGCACTTTTGTTCATCTGCACTTCATGGCGTCACGCGTCCAACTGCTATAA